From a region of the Gemmatimonadota bacterium genome:
- a CDS encoding tyrosine--tRNA ligase, giving the protein MSDLSRELKWRGLQQDATQGAEPHLAEAPRSIYIGFDPTARSLHVGSLLVISTLALAQRCGHTPIALVGGGTGLIGDPSGKSDERNLLSEETAMENSEAIGAQLAAFLDFSPSLSNRALVCNNLDWLGGLGLVPFLRDIGKHFSVNRMVARESVKRRVETSESGISFTEFSYSLLQAYDFLELYRRHGCTVQMGGSDQWGNITAGTELVRKVEGVRAFGVVSPLVTNSSGTKFGKTESGNVWLDPELTSPYEFYQFWLNTADADVVRHLKAFTLLGREEIDGMAAEIDSAPHRRVAQRALAAEVTRRVHGDVGLAGAERATRAFFGGELRELSEKELGWVFADAQAVEMERERLAAGVPVTHFAVASGVAGSLSDARRRLAEGSFYLNNVRVTDPEHVVATEHVIGSRYIVARRGKKRYVLVRVVG; this is encoded by the coding sequence ATGAGCGACCTATCCCGGGAACTGAAATGGCGCGGCCTTCAGCAGGACGCGACGCAAGGGGCCGAGCCGCACCTGGCCGAGGCTCCCCGCTCCATCTACATCGGTTTCGATCCGACCGCGCGCTCGCTGCACGTGGGCAGCCTGCTCGTCATCTCCACTCTCGCCCTGGCTCAGCGTTGCGGCCACACGCCGATCGCCCTGGTCGGCGGCGGTACCGGACTCATCGGCGATCCTTCGGGGAAGAGCGACGAGCGCAATCTGCTCTCCGAGGAGACCGCAATGGAGAACAGCGAGGCGATCGGCGCGCAGTTGGCCGCCTTTCTCGATTTTTCGCCTTCGCTCTCGAACCGGGCCCTGGTATGCAACAATCTCGACTGGTTGGGCGGGCTCGGTCTGGTACCCTTCCTCAGAGACATCGGCAAGCACTTCTCAGTGAATCGCATGGTTGCGCGCGAGTCGGTGAAGCGTCGGGTGGAGACTAGCGAATCCGGCATCTCCTTCACGGAGTTCTCCTACTCCCTCCTCCAGGCCTACGACTTCCTGGAACTCTACCGACGCCACGGCTGCACGGTTCAGATGGGCGGCAGCGATCAGTGGGGCAACATCACGGCAGGCACCGAGCTGGTCCGCAAGGTCGAGGGCGTTCGGGCCTTCGGCGTCGTCTCGCCGTTGGTCACGAATTCTTCGGGGACCAAATTCGGCAAGACCGAGTCCGGCAACGTCTGGCTCGATCCCGAACTGACCTCTCCCTACGAGTTCTATCAGTTCTGGCTGAATACCGCGGACGCCGACGTGGTGCGACATCTGAAGGCGTTCACGCTCCTGGGCCGGGAGGAGATAGACGGAATGGCGGCGGAAATCGATAGCGCACCTCACCGACGGGTGGCTCAGCGAGCCCTCGCGGCGGAGGTCACGCGGCGGGTCCACGGGGACGTGGGCCTTGCAGGAGCCGAGCGAGCGACGCGGGCGTTCTTCGGCGGCGAGCTCCGGGAGCTGAGCGAAAAGGAGCTCGGCTGGGTGTTCGCAGACGCTCAGGCGGTCGAAATGGAAAGGGAAAGATTGGCTGCCGGGGTGCCGGTGACGCACTTCGCGGTCGCCAGCGGGGTAGCCGGTTCTCTCAGCGACGCCCGCCGCAGGCTCGCGGAAGGAAGCTTCTACCTCAACAACGTCAGGGTGACCGATCCCGAGCACGTGGTCGCGACCGAGCATGTCATCGGGTCCCGGTATATTGTCGCTCGCCGAGGCAAGAAACGTTACGTACTCGTCAGGGTGGTCGGGTGA